In a genomic window of Staphylococcus taiwanensis:
- a CDS encoding LrgB family protein: protein MNLLQATLMILLTVIMYLIAKRLQQKYDNPFLNPALIGSVGIIIILLLTNQNYHDYMTGGKWINHLLNATVVCLAYPLYKNRHKIIDNLSIIFSSVLAGVILNFVLVFTSLKLLGYDEETIVTILPRSITAAVGIEVSQELGGTDTITVLFIITTGLIGSMMGSMLLKVGNFKTSIARGLTYGNASHAFGTAKALEHDIESGAFSSIGMILTAVISSILIPIMIILFY from the coding sequence ATGAACTTGCTACAAGCTACATTAATGATATTGTTAACCGTCATCATGTACCTAATTGCCAAAAGACTCCAACAAAAATATGATAATCCTTTTTTGAATCCAGCATTAATCGGTTCAGTAGGAATTATTATCATATTATTATTAACCAATCAGAACTACCACGACTATATGACCGGTGGTAAATGGATTAATCATCTATTAAATGCTACCGTTGTATGTTTGGCTTATCCACTATATAAGAATCGACATAAAATCATCGACAATTTAAGTATCATTTTTTCAAGCGTGTTGGCTGGCGTGATACTTAATTTTGTGTTAGTGTTTACCTCGTTAAAGTTATTGGGTTACGATGAAGAAACGATTGTAACTATCTTACCCCGTTCAATAACAGCTGCTGTAGGTATTGAAGTATCTCAAGAATTGGGAGGTACAGATACCATTACAGTATTATTCATTATTACTACTGGTTTAATTGGTAGTATGATGGGTTCAATGTTATTAAAAGTTGGTAACTTCAAGACTTCAATTGCCAGAGGGTTAACTTACGGTAATGCATCACACGCTTTCGGTACAGCCAAAGCGTTAGAACACGACATCGAGTCTGGCGCATTCAGTTCAATAGGAATGATTTTAACGGCTGTAATCAGTTCGATACTCATTCCAATCATGATTATTTTATTCTACTAA